The following coding sequences are from one Deinococcus arcticus window:
- a CDS encoding sulfite oxidase heme-binding subunit YedZ, producing MVTGGLLPAAMLVLDAFTGALGANPIQRATQQSGLLALALLLLSLACTPLRRLSGWTWPARVRKSLGLLAFGYAALHLLIYLLDHGFSPAQMAEDVLERPFITAGFTALLLLVPLALTSTPRAVRRLGFARWTRLHQLVYVSVGLATLHYYWGVKRDHTPPLVAAAILAGLFLARWWGRPRGRGARSSRAGP from the coding sequence GTGGTCACGGGCGGGCTGCTGCCGGCCGCCATGCTGGTGCTGGACGCCTTCACGGGTGCCCTGGGGGCCAACCCCATTCAGCGCGCCACGCAGCAAAGTGGTCTGCTGGCCCTGGCGCTGCTCCTGCTGTCGCTGGCCTGCACCCCGCTGCGGCGCCTGAGCGGCTGGACGTGGCCGGCCCGGGTGCGCAAGAGCCTGGGGCTGCTGGCCTTCGGCTACGCCGCGCTGCACCTGCTGATCTACCTGCTGGACCACGGCTTTTCCCCTGCCCAGATGGCCGAGGACGTGCTGGAGCGGCCCTTTATCACGGCGGGCTTCACGGCGCTGCTGCTGCTGGTGCCCCTGGCCCTGACCAGCACGCCCCGCGCGGTGCGGCGCCTGGGCTTTGCCCGCTGGACGCGGCTGCACCAGCTGGTGTACGTCTCGGTGGGGCTGGCCACGCTGCATTACTACTGGGGTGTGAAGCGGGACCACACGCCCCCGCTGGTGGCGGCGGCCATCCTGGCGGGCCTTTTTCTGGCGCGCTGGTGGGGGCGGCCCCGGGGGCGCGGGGCCCGGTCGTCCCGGGCTGGCCCCTGA
- a CDS encoding ABC transporter permease has translation MDTLIIEAFARALAVGTPLLLACLGAIVNERAGVVNLGVEGLMAVGALAAFAVAASAPDANLWLAVGAAMAAGAGLSALHALATVTLRANQFVSGLALALIGTGAAGLLGKRFEGLPLFNKVPDWSLGGFALSPFTAAALLLAAGLAFWLAATRSGLTLRSVGENPAAADVLGVNVGLVRTLAVLGGGALAGLAGAFLALAYRSSWADNMTAGLGWIAVALVIFVGWRPLRAVAGALFFGLLYYLQFRLQGNSPIPTEVFSAMPFVLVLVVLALAGLRGQAGDAPAALGRPYVRGER, from the coding sequence ATGGACACCCTGATCATTGAAGCTTTTGCCCGCGCCCTGGCGGTGGGCACGCCGCTGCTGCTCGCCTGCCTGGGCGCCATCGTGAATGAACGCGCCGGGGTGGTGAATCTGGGCGTGGAGGGCCTGATGGCCGTGGGGGCGCTGGCCGCCTTTGCGGTGGCCGCCAGCGCCCCGGACGCCAATCTGTGGCTGGCGGTGGGCGCGGCCATGGCAGCGGGCGCCGGGCTCTCGGCGCTGCATGCGCTGGCCACGGTGACGCTGCGGGCCAACCAGTTTGTCAGCGGCCTGGCACTGGCCCTGATCGGCACCGGAGCGGCGGGCCTGCTGGGCAAGCGCTTTGAGGGGCTGCCCCTGTTCAACAAGGTGCCCGACTGGTCGCTGGGCGGCTTCGCCCTGAGCCCCTTCACGGCGGCGGCCCTGCTGCTGGCGGCGGGCCTGGCCTTCTGGCTGGCGGCCACAAGGTCAGGCCTGACGCTGCGCTCGGTGGGTGAGAACCCAGCGGCGGCCGATGTGCTGGGCGTGAACGTGGGCCTGGTGCGCACGCTGGCAGTGCTGGGCGGCGGCGCCCTGGCGGGGCTGGCCGGGGCCTTTCTGGCGCTGGCCTACCGCTCCTCGTGGGCCGACAACATGACAGCCGGGCTGGGCTGGATTGCCGTGGCGCTGGTGATTTTTGTGGGCTGGCGGCCGCTGCGGGCCGTGGCGGGCGCTCTGTTTTTCGGGCTGCTGTACTACCTGCAGTTTCGCCTCCAGGGCAACAGCCCCATTCCCACCGAGGTTTTCAGCGCCATGCCCTTCGTGCTGGTGCTGGTGGTGCTGGCGCTGGCGGGCCTGCGCGGTCAGGCGGGCGACGCTCCAGCCGCCCTGGGCCGCCCCTACGTGCGCGGCGAACGCTAA
- the msrP gene encoding protein-methionine-sulfoxide reductase catalytic subunit MsrP produces the protein MTDPHEPETPPTEPRLLPEGAPNPRREFLRSAALFTVTAGALGGGLELLTRRPGAGSAEAQGADPFARPARPLGPYDTAEPVTPYRQATTYNNFYELGTDKADPARLAGSLKPRPWTVRIDGEVRKPQTVDIDTLQSWFPLEDRIYRMRCVEGWSMVMPWLGFPLAALIRRMEPTGKAKYVQFTALLDPKQLPGQRQPILKWPYVEGLRLDEALHPLAFMAVGLHGRVLPGQNGAPLRLAVPWKYGFKSIKSIVRITLTEKQPQTTWALAAPQEYGFYANVNPAVPHPRWSQATERRIGELGRRKTLPFNGYAEQVAGLYRGMDLRRLF, from the coding sequence TGCGCAGCGCGGCCCTGTTTACCGTGACGGCCGGGGCCCTGGGAGGCGGTCTGGAACTGCTGACCCGCCGCCCCGGTGCCGGCAGCGCCGAGGCGCAGGGCGCTGACCCCTTTGCCCGCCCGGCCCGGCCTCTGGGTCCCTACGACACTGCCGAGCCGGTGACGCCCTACCGGCAGGCCACCACCTACAACAACTTCTATGAACTGGGCACCGACAAGGCTGACCCGGCCCGGCTGGCCGGCAGCCTGAAGCCCCGGCCCTGGACCGTGCGCATTGACGGCGAGGTGCGCAAACCCCAGACCGTGGATATAGACACCCTGCAGTCGTGGTTTCCCCTGGAAGACCGCATCTACCGCATGCGCTGTGTGGAGGGCTGGAGCATGGTGATGCCGTGGCTGGGCTTTCCGCTGGCCGCCCTGATCCGGCGCATGGAGCCCACGGGCAAGGCGAAATATGTGCAGTTCACGGCCCTGCTGGACCCCAAGCAGCTGCCGGGTCAGCGCCAGCCCATTCTGAAATGGCCCTACGTGGAGGGGCTGCGGCTGGACGAGGCGCTGCATCCCCTGGCCTTTATGGCCGTGGGGCTGCACGGACGCGTGCTGCCCGGCCAGAACGGCGCGCCGCTGCGGCTGGCGGTGCCCTGGAAATACGGCTTCAAAAGCATCAAGAGCATCGTGCGCATTACCCTGACCGAGAAACAGCCGCAGACCACCTGGGCGCTGGCCGCCCCGCAGGAATACGGCTTTTACGCCAACGTGAACCCGGCTGTGCCGCACCCCCGCTGGAGCCAGGCCACCGAGCGGCGCATTGGTGAGCTGGGGCGGCGCAAGACCCTGCCGTTCAACGGCTACGCCGAGCAGGTGGCGGGGCTGTACCGGGGCATGGACCTGCGGAGACTGTTCTGA
- a CDS encoding ABC transporter permease produces MRLVPLSRPSPGRAALVTLASVTAALLVCALVFALAGQAPGTVYSTMLRGTLGDAIGLAEVARRTIPLLLIGAGLALAFRAQFFNIGAEGQLLLGAVFAAGTALFLPLPAVVLLPAMFLAGFLGGGLWALLAAALRRASVNEILSTLMLNYVAVALVTYLIAGPWKGRNVQGYIRTDDFPAAGWLPTLGGTQVHWPTLGLGIVLALGLQWLLTRSTFGYALRVVGENPGAARYAGLNAARIATLVALLTGGLAGLAGAGEVAGIHHRLLEAGQISLGYGFTAVIVAWLARGHPALCLLTAPLMGVILAGGDLLKIDLNLPFRVVDIFSGVILLCLISGEVFVRHRVVWGRG; encoded by the coding sequence ATGAGGCTGGTGCCCCTGAGCCGCCCCTCGCCGGGGCGCGCCGCGCTGGTCACGCTGGCCTCGGTGACGGCAGCGCTGCTGGTGTGCGCGCTGGTGTTTGCCCTGGCGGGGCAGGCGCCGGGCACGGTGTACAGCACCATGCTGCGCGGCACGCTGGGCGACGCGATTGGGCTGGCCGAGGTGGCGCGCCGGACCATTCCCCTGCTGCTGATCGGCGCGGGGCTGGCGCTGGCCTTCCGGGCACAGTTCTTCAACATTGGCGCCGAGGGCCAGCTGCTGCTGGGCGCGGTGTTTGCCGCCGGCACGGCCCTGTTTCTGCCGCTGCCCGCTGTGGTGCTGCTGCCGGCCATGTTCCTGGCGGGGTTCCTGGGCGGCGGGCTGTGGGCGCTGCTGGCCGCCGCGCTGCGCCGGGCCAGCGTCAACGAGATTCTGTCCACCCTGATGCTCAACTACGTGGCCGTGGCCCTGGTCACCTACCTGATCGCCGGGCCCTGGAAAGGCCGGAACGTGCAGGGCTACATTCGCACCGACGACTTTCCGGCGGCTGGCTGGCTGCCCACCCTGGGCGGCACCCAGGTGCACTGGCCCACGCTGGGGCTGGGCATCGTGCTGGCGCTGGGGCTGCAGTGGCTGCTCACGCGCTCGACTTTCGGCTACGCCCTGCGGGTGGTGGGCGAGAACCCGGGCGCCGCGCGCTACGCGGGCCTGAATGCGGCGCGCATAGCGACCCTGGTGGCCCTGCTGACCGGCGGACTGGCGGGGCTGGCTGGCGCGGGCGAGGTGGCAGGCATTCACCACCGCCTGCTGGAAGCCGGGCAGATCAGCCTGGGCTACGGCTTTACCGCCGTCATCGTGGCGTGGCTGGCGCGCGGGCACCCCGCCCTGTGCCTGCTGACTGCGCCCCTGATGGGCGTCATCCTGGCGGGCGGCGACCTGCTGAAAATCGACCTGAACCTGCCGTTTCGCGTGGTGGACATCTTCAGCGGCGTGATTCTGCTGTGCCTGATCTCGGGCGAGGTTTTTGTGCGCCACCGCGTGGTGTGGGGCCGGGGATAG